The following proteins are encoded in a genomic region of Acidimicrobiales bacterium:
- a CDS encoding ATP-binding cassette domain-containing protein, with protein MDRFEVRDIVVEGDSGPLLRGFGAQVPADGLTAVVGPSGAGKSTLLRLLNRLDDPDEGVVLFEGRDVRDYDVLSLRRRVQLVGQVPVTFPGTVADNVGDVSLLARVGLDPDLAGREADRLSVGEAQRMALARSLARKPEVLLLDEPTSALDPASKAGVERLVRSLADDGLTVVMVTHDPRHATDLADHVVEVGRP; from the coding sequence ATGGACCGCTTCGAGGTGCGCGACATCGTCGTCGAAGGCGACAGCGGTCCCCTGCTCCGGGGCTTCGGCGCGCAGGTCCCGGCCGACGGGCTGACCGCCGTCGTGGGGCCGTCAGGGGCAGGCAAGTCGACCCTGCTGCGGCTGCTCAACCGCCTCGACGACCCCGACGAAGGCGTCGTGTTGTTCGAAGGACGCGACGTGCGCGACTACGACGTGCTGTCGTTGCGACGCCGAGTGCAACTGGTGGGCCAGGTGCCGGTGACGTTCCCGGGGACGGTGGCCGACAACGTGGGCGACGTTTCGTTGTTGGCCCGAGTGGGCCTCGACCCCGACCTGGCCGGGCGGGAGGCCGACCGGCTGTCGGTGGGCGAAGCCCAGCGCATGGCGCTGGCCCGGTCACTGGCCCGCAAGCCCGAGGTCTTGTTGCTCGACGAGCCCACCTCCGCCCTCGACCCAGCGTCGAAGGCGGGCGTGGAACGGCTGGTGCGCTCGCTGGCCGACGACGGGCTCACGGTGGTCATGGTCACCCACGACCCTCGACATGCCACCGACCTGGCCGACCATGTCGTGGAAGTGGGAAGGCCGTGA
- the fetB gene encoding iron export ABC transporter permease subunit FetB — translation MTDLSAAIGFPEVALSLFLVAVGLVVSRLRRVGLEGDIAVATVRSFAQLLAVGYVLEFIFDGHGGLTLVALAVMVATATWTTGNRAKGVPGARVVAAVSIGTAVGATLGLLTLLDVVPAVARAVVPLGSMVLSNAMVTSSLVMTSLRDGLASQRREVEARLSLGHTAREAALPWMRSALRSGMLPIVDNTKVVGLVALPGAMTGMILAGASPLDAIRLQLVVMYLLLGGNAFAALVAGELSVRRLFTPHHQLIRSLRRPAP, via the coding sequence GTGACCGACCTGTCGGCGGCCATCGGCTTTCCCGAGGTGGCGCTGTCGCTGTTCCTGGTGGCCGTCGGCCTCGTCGTGTCGCGCCTGCGCCGGGTGGGGCTGGAGGGCGACATCGCCGTGGCAACGGTGCGTTCGTTCGCCCAACTGCTGGCCGTGGGCTACGTGCTCGAGTTCATCTTCGACGGCCACGGCGGGCTCACGCTCGTGGCCTTGGCGGTGATGGTGGCCACGGCCACGTGGACCACCGGCAACCGGGCCAAGGGCGTGCCCGGCGCCCGGGTGGTGGCCGCCGTCAGCATCGGCACCGCGGTGGGCGCCACCCTCGGACTGCTCACCTTGCTCGACGTGGTGCCCGCCGTCGCCCGAGCCGTGGTGCCCCTGGGCTCGATGGTGCTGTCGAACGCCATGGTCACCTCGTCGCTGGTGATGACGAGCCTGCGCGACGGGCTGGCATCGCAGCGCCGCGAGGTCGAGGCGCGGCTGTCGCTGGGCCACACGGCGCGGGAGGCGGCCCTGCCGTGGATGCGCAGTGCCCTGCGCAGCGGCATGCTCCCGATCGTCGACAACACCAAGGTCGTCGGGCTGGTGGCGTTGCCCGGGGCCATGACCGGCATGATCCTGGCGGGGGCCTCGCCGCTCGACGCCATCCGGTTGCAGTTGGTGGTGATGTACCTACTGCTCGGCGGCAACGCCTTCGCTGCGTTGGTGGCGGGCGAG